The Parachlamydia acanthamoebae genome includes a window with the following:
- a CDS encoding HAD-IA family hydrolase, with protein MKKILNESGCQISPHFFSEQQTAVLEAFKIELCSLIEPVLEFLTAQSIMRCVASSSSKERIFRSLEITDQIRFFETKAIFSSQQVSRGKPAPDLFLLAANQMGCAPAECLVIEDSSAGIQAALTAGMDVVGFMGGSHAGYDWYQQKVIPYDIPMVYHQNELLEWIKKHFLSS; from the coding sequence GTGAAAAAAATTTTGAATGAGTCCGGATGCCAGATTTCCCCTCATTTTTTCTCAGAACAACAAACGGCTGTTTTAGAAGCGTTTAAAATCGAATTGTGCTCGCTTATTGAGCCTGTTCTCGAATTTTTGACAGCGCAGTCAATCATGCGTTGTGTCGCCTCTAGTAGTTCCAAAGAGCGCATTTTTCGCAGCTTAGAAATCACCGATCAAATCCGATTTTTTGAAACCAAAGCGATTTTTTCTTCTCAGCAAGTGAGTCGGGGAAAACCGGCTCCCGATCTATTTTTATTGGCAGCAAATCAAATGGGATGTGCTCCCGCAGAATGCCTTGTGATAGAAGATAGCTCAGCCGGCATTCAGGCGGCTTTAACTGCCGGAATGGATGTAGTGGGTTTTATGGGCGGTAGTCATGCAGGCTATGATTGGTATCAACAAAAAGTCATACCATATGACATTCCCATGGTTTATCATCAAAATGAATTGCTTGAATGGATAAAAAAACATTTTCTCTCGTCATAA
- the rpsT gene encoding 30S ribosomal protein S20 — translation MAKEAPVKKKERVPTPLKRDLQNEKRRLRNKAFKSSVRTAIRQFEETVAKKDPALITERLNEVYSLMDKGVKKGVYKLNKASRTKSRLAAHAAIPA, via the coding sequence ATGGCTAAAGAAGCTCCAGTTAAGAAAAAAGAAAGAGTCCCAACACCCCTAAAGCGTGATTTGCAGAACGAAAAACGTCGTTTGAGAAACAAAGCGTTTAAGTCTAGCGTTCGTACAGCAATTCGCCAATTCGAAGAAACTGTTGCGAAAAAAGATCCTGCTTTAATTACAGAACGCTTGAATGAAGTGTATAGCCTCATGGATAAAGGCGTAAAAAAGGGTGTGTACAAACTCAATAAAGCTAGCCGTACAAAATCTCGTTTGGCAGCTCACGCAGCAATTCCTGCATAA
- a CDS encoding NADAR domain-containing protein — protein MSIQNSVNAIFTYTNPSNDKPHVLRLTKDKTGNEQLKAEKKNAFTRFKMFLGFKSYNLDKIVKFVEKNHISLENHNKKMNWNDFYAKIGTKILIHNKNHPKHLVKISNVFANAFGGIEPKIREMIQEKLDGKIGKDAYDQVMELVDKAFASENPQQTMKNGLSSLIIGSKDYRAIKNHKIIELFSSVNPTAISEDKIRKICQDLNIDPRSIGHVIEVYNQVKDSENPIQRMKEELFLILEVDETNKLVGQLFGKSEDPDPFLKSGSSSSTSRSTNVPTQTLKEKEISTIAAAYGWIGFYKSGPSEFLGNFALCPNKLSVFGKKFDCAEAAFQWRKFDLIIQQNKGQPVAKELEKAMKSTQNNFFTSDGEGAFQISRRLDEIAWKKYKISPVNWRNGERDKAMWEILENKFKDPTFNGLLRATNDAYLLEHNNKTGKDYYWSDNNNGEGFNMLGKMLMHIRDRQSMPKFAPLDPADPEKKRFLKDTEDPVSGYANLAKQMFNSFNPPYSIH, from the coding sequence ATGAGTATACAAAACAGTGTAAACGCTATATTTACATATACTAATCCTTCTAATGATAAACCCCATGTATTGCGCCTGACGAAAGATAAAACCGGTAATGAACAACTAAAAGCAGAGAAAAAAAATGCTTTTACTCGCTTTAAAATGTTTCTCGGCTTCAAAAGCTATAACCTAGATAAGATTGTCAAATTTGTTGAAAAAAACCACATTTCACTGGAAAATCACAACAAGAAAATGAACTGGAATGATTTTTACGCAAAAATCGGCACAAAAATTCTGATTCACAATAAAAATCATCCCAAACATCTCGTGAAAATCTCAAACGTTTTTGCAAATGCTTTTGGAGGGATTGAGCCTAAAATTCGTGAAATGATCCAGGAGAAATTAGATGGAAAGATCGGCAAAGACGCATATGATCAAGTAATGGAGCTAGTTGACAAAGCATTTGCCAGCGAAAACCCACAGCAAACAATGAAGAATGGCCTTTCATCACTAATTATAGGCTCAAAAGATTACCGCGCTATTAAAAACCATAAAATCATTGAGCTTTTTAGCTCGGTTAATCCAACAGCTATCTCTGAAGATAAAATCAGAAAGATTTGCCAAGATTTAAACATTGATCCTCGATCAATTGGGCATGTTATAGAGGTTTATAACCAAGTAAAAGATTCTGAAAATCCCATACAAAGGATGAAGGAAGAACTTTTTCTCATATTGGAGGTCGATGAAACAAATAAGCTTGTTGGCCAGCTATTTGGAAAGTCTGAAGACCCCGATCCCTTTTTAAAAAGTGGAAGCTCATCGAGCACCAGTAGGAGTACCAATGTGCCAACTCAAACACTAAAAGAAAAAGAAATTAGCACCATAGCTGCAGCATATGGTTGGATTGGGTTTTATAAATCTGGGCCATCTGAATTTCTTGGAAATTTTGCCCTTTGCCCTAATAAATTATCTGTTTTTGGAAAAAAATTCGATTGTGCTGAAGCCGCTTTTCAATGGAGAAAGTTTGACCTGATCATTCAACAAAATAAAGGTCAACCCGTAGCTAAAGAACTGGAAAAAGCGATGAAATCCACGCAGAACAACTTCTTTACTTCGGATGGAGAAGGTGCCTTCCAAATTAGCAGAAGACTAGATGAGATTGCCTGGAAAAAGTATAAAATATCTCCGGTCAATTGGCGAAATGGGGAAAGAGATAAGGCCATGTGGGAAATCTTAGAGAATAAGTTCAAAGATCCAACTTTTAACGGCTTACTCCGCGCGACAAACGATGCCTATTTGTTAGAACACAATAATAAGACAGGCAAAGATTATTACTGGTCTGACAACAATAATGGAGAAGGTTTTAACATGTTAGGAAAAATGTTGATGCATATCCGAGATCGTCAATCTATGCCTAAATTTGCCCCCCTGGATCCAGCTGACCCTGAAAAAAAGCGATTCTTGAAAGATACAGAAGATCCTGTATCAGGCTATGCAAATTTGGCTAAGCAAATGTTCAATAGCTTTAATCCCCCTTACTCAATTCACTAA
- the rpoN gene encoding RNA polymerase factor sigma-54: protein MVYPLSLQQQAKMQQSLKQTQRMIMSPQMQQAIHLLQMPLMELVDRIETELEQNPILESIQDYPEEDQDLTRLEEDNSEADLDEEQTPEKELLFDEQDFEILKQIDEDFRDHFAESGNYYTKRTEEEEKQKNFQLNSIQAHVSLFEHLMTIAQETFANPKDIQIAESIIGNFDERGFLQTSLTEIAVLNDFSVKELQRVLKTIQTFDPFGVGASDLQESFLIQLRCQKKEHSLAYKIIEDCYEDLLHNRLPIIKKHLNCSIEDIQKAIDKDISKLDLHPGASFSGEIAQTIVPDAMIKEEDGKLDIVVTSDFLPPIRLNKRYMKMLEDESLSDATRDFIRQRVISAKWLLRNIHHRNTTIDRIAQFLAQQQHAFFQNPDGQLVPLTMKTVADNLGLHESTVARAVAGKYVETPRGLLPFRFFFTNAYMTDEGSDISAETVREAIKDIIDKEDKSKPLSDHKISDLLEIKGIHCARRTVSKYRAELNLGNTQQRRLFRKSC, encoded by the coding sequence ATGGTTTATCCTCTATCGCTCCAACAACAAGCGAAAATGCAGCAATCTCTCAAGCAAACCCAGCGCATGATCATGTCTCCGCAAATGCAGCAGGCTATTCATTTGCTGCAAATGCCTCTCATGGAGTTAGTTGATCGTATTGAAACAGAACTCGAACAAAATCCGATTTTGGAATCTATCCAAGATTACCCCGAGGAAGATCAAGATCTGACCCGCTTGGAAGAGGACAATTCTGAAGCTGATCTTGACGAAGAACAAACCCCTGAGAAAGAATTACTTTTTGATGAACAAGATTTTGAAATTCTGAAGCAAATCGATGAAGATTTTCGGGATCATTTTGCGGAAAGCGGAAATTATTACACAAAACGCACAGAAGAAGAAGAAAAGCAAAAAAACTTCCAATTAAATTCCATCCAAGCACATGTTTCATTATTTGAACATTTGATGACTATCGCTCAAGAAACCTTTGCCAATCCTAAAGACATTCAAATAGCAGAATCGATCATTGGGAATTTTGATGAACGAGGATTTCTTCAAACATCTTTAACTGAAATTGCTGTGTTAAATGATTTTTCAGTGAAAGAACTTCAACGCGTTTTAAAAACCATCCAAACATTCGATCCTTTTGGTGTCGGAGCAAGCGACTTACAAGAATCTTTTCTCATTCAGCTTCGCTGTCAAAAAAAAGAACATAGCCTAGCGTATAAAATCATTGAAGATTGCTATGAAGATCTCCTCCATAATCGACTACCCATCATAAAAAAACATTTAAATTGTTCAATCGAAGATATTCAGAAGGCTATCGATAAAGATATTTCTAAATTGGATTTACACCCCGGTGCGTCTTTTTCAGGTGAGATCGCTCAAACGATTGTTCCTGATGCGATGATTAAAGAAGAAGATGGCAAGCTGGATATCGTGGTCACCTCAGATTTTCTGCCACCCATTCGCCTCAATAAGCGCTACATGAAAATGCTTGAGGACGAAAGCCTATCTGATGCTACAAGAGATTTTATTCGACAGCGCGTGATTTCTGCGAAGTGGCTGCTACGAAATATTCATCATAGAAATACAACCATCGATCGGATCGCCCAATTCTTGGCCCAGCAACAACATGCCTTTTTCCAAAATCCGGATGGGCAACTGGTCCCTCTCACCATGAAAACGGTGGCAGATAATTTAGGCTTGCATGAATCAACAGTGGCACGTGCTGTAGCGGGGAAATATGTGGAAACCCCACGCGGACTCCTCCCCTTTCGATTCTTTTTTACTAATGCTTACATGACCGATGAAGGTTCCGATATTTCGGCAGAAACAGTCCGAGAGGCAATAAAAGATATCATTGACAAGGAGGACAAATCTAAACCTTTGTCAGATCATAAAATCTCTGATCTCCTAGAGATTAAAGGCATTCATTGCGCACGACGCACAGTTTCTAAATATCGCGCAGAGCTAAACCTCGGAAATACCCAGCAAAGACGCTTATTTCGAAAATCGTGTTAA
- the mnmG gene encoding tRNA uridine-5-carboxymethylaminomethyl(34) synthesis enzyme MnmG, with protein MWKFPKKYDVIVMGGGHAGCEAAFAASGMGAQTLLLTMNLDTIGKMSCNPAIGGIAKGHIVREIDALGGIMGKVTDVTGIQYRMLNSTRGPSVWAPRAQADKNAYQMEVKYRLEKQPNLEIKQGTIEDLIVENDRIQGVITKEGIIYYTSTLIISSGTFLRGLLHIGETNYSGGRAGDQPSVGLSASLEKFGFKLGRLKTGTPPRVNRRSIDFSLTEEQPGDPNVKFSFDEVERPRLPQVSCHITYTTEETKQIILANIHRSPMYSGQIKGIGTRYCPSIEDKVVRFSDKERHQIFLEPEGLQTEEIYVNGVSSSLPFDVQLAFIQSIPALRNAEIMRPAYAIEYDYVTSGQMTASLETTHLEGLFLAGQINGTSGYEEAAGQGLIAGINAASKALSQPPLILSRSEAYIGVMIDDLITKKLDEPYRMFTSRAEHRLLLRQDNADLRLRHYGYEKGIINTEQYARLQHKKKMMQEETARLGKVFKQLNGKGYSLAQLLCRPEITYQSLLNDYPDDVIDHGEDINMQIELDLSYAGYIERQKGEVAKFEHLENIRIPEKFDFSSVSGLRNEAKEKLKKHFPFTLGQASRISGVSPADISILMIALAKPRTIET; from the coding sequence ATGTGGAAATTTCCAAAAAAATACGATGTCATAGTCATGGGCGGAGGCCACGCAGGTTGCGAAGCCGCTTTTGCTGCATCCGGCATGGGTGCTCAAACACTCCTACTCACCATGAATCTCGATACAATCGGGAAAATGAGTTGCAATCCTGCCATTGGCGGAATTGCGAAAGGACACATCGTTCGTGAAATTGATGCCTTAGGTGGCATCATGGGGAAAGTGACGGATGTCACTGGCATCCAATACCGCATGCTCAATTCTACTCGAGGACCTTCTGTATGGGCCCCCCGCGCACAAGCGGACAAAAATGCCTACCAAATGGAAGTGAAATACCGCCTCGAGAAACAACCTAATTTAGAGATCAAACAAGGCACTATTGAGGATCTGATCGTTGAAAATGATCGCATCCAAGGCGTGATCACTAAAGAAGGTATCATCTATTACACCTCGACATTGATCATCTCTTCAGGAACTTTCTTACGCGGTCTTCTCCATATTGGAGAGACAAACTATTCGGGTGGCCGCGCGGGAGATCAACCTTCAGTCGGACTTTCGGCTAGTCTTGAAAAATTCGGGTTTAAACTTGGTCGCTTAAAAACGGGCACTCCACCAAGAGTCAATCGCCGTTCGATCGATTTCAGCTTAACTGAAGAACAACCTGGTGATCCAAACGTTAAATTTTCGTTTGATGAGGTGGAGCGTCCTCGCCTTCCGCAAGTATCTTGCCATATTACTTATACAACGGAAGAAACCAAGCAAATTATCTTAGCGAATATTCATCGCTCACCCATGTATTCGGGCCAAATCAAAGGGATCGGCACGCGTTACTGCCCTTCGATTGAAGATAAAGTTGTCCGCTTTTCTGACAAAGAGCGTCACCAAATCTTTTTAGAACCGGAAGGCTTGCAAACAGAAGAGATCTATGTCAATGGTGTCTCATCCTCGCTTCCTTTTGATGTTCAGCTTGCTTTTATTCAGAGTATTCCTGCGCTTAGAAACGCAGAAATCATGCGCCCCGCCTATGCGATTGAATATGATTATGTGACTAGTGGGCAGATGACTGCTTCTCTAGAAACAACACACCTAGAAGGGTTATTCTTAGCGGGACAAATCAACGGAACTTCAGGCTATGAAGAAGCTGCGGGCCAGGGGTTAATTGCTGGGATTAATGCCGCGAGCAAAGCTCTAAGTCAACCACCTTTAATTCTAAGCAGAAGCGAAGCTTACATTGGTGTCATGATTGACGACCTGATCACAAAAAAACTTGATGAACCGTATCGGATGTTTACCAGCCGTGCAGAGCATCGCCTTTTACTTCGTCAAGATAATGCAGACCTCCGTCTCCGCCATTATGGCTACGAAAAAGGGATTATCAATACTGAACAATATGCGCGCCTGCAACATAAAAAAAAAATGATGCAGGAAGAAACAGCACGTCTTGGAAAAGTCTTTAAACAGTTAAATGGTAAGGGTTATTCTTTAGCACAGCTTCTCTGTAGACCTGAGATCACCTATCAATCCTTATTGAATGACTATCCCGATGATGTGATTGATCATGGTGAAGATATCAACATGCAAATCGAATTGGATCTTTCTTATGCCGGCTATATCGAAAGGCAAAAAGGAGAAGTCGCCAAATTTGAGCATCTTGAGAATATCCGCATTCCTGAAAAATTCGACTTCTCATCTGTTTCAGGTTTGCGCAATGAGGCAAAAGAAAAGCTGAAAAAGCACTTTCCTTTTACTCTTGGACAAGCTTCCCGCATTTCAGGAGTATCCCCTGCTGACATTTCCATCTTGATGATTGCCCTCGCTAAACCTCGCACAATAGAAACTTAA
- the pgtP gene encoding phosphoglycerate transporter protein PgtP, translating into MRFLPKFLEPAPILPEIQDPEEINKQYRYWRIRILYSMFIGYALFYFTRKSFTFAMPGMIAELGYDKSQLGILASVFSIAYGTSKFASGIISDQSNARYFMAIGLMITGVINILFGMSSSLFLFVLFWGLNGWFQGCGWPPCARLLTHWYSHSERGSWWSTWNVSHNVGAFLIPWIVGFCIYYFGGWRAGMYVPGIICILSGFFLINRLRDTPQSIGLPPVEKFRNEGQVDEKDEKKISTKEILVEYILKNPMIWLLSFAYFFVYFVRTGVNDWTALYLIEVKGYTQLKANGCVSLFEVGGFFGNLVAGWASDYFFSARRGPVNVLFSALMLLAILAFWLVPAGYPWLDSISMLALGFAIFGPQLLIGVACAELSHRKAAATATGFAGWFAYMGAAASGYPLGKISQDIGWSGFFISLAACGILSILLLLPSWSVTERGKVVATDDSAAETA; encoded by the coding sequence ATGAGGTTTCTGCCCAAATTTTTGGAACCCGCCCCGATTCTTCCAGAAATTCAAGATCCTGAAGAAATTAATAAGCAATATAGATATTGGCGCATCCGCATTTTGTATTCGATGTTTATTGGATATGCATTGTTTTATTTCACTCGAAAAAGCTTTACTTTCGCTATGCCGGGTATGATTGCTGAGTTGGGCTATGACAAAAGTCAGCTAGGGATTTTAGCGAGTGTTTTTTCCATTGCTTATGGAACAAGTAAATTTGCTAGCGGAATTATATCTGACCAATCGAATGCACGCTACTTTATGGCAATTGGGTTAATGATTACAGGTGTGATTAACATTTTGTTTGGAATGTCATCGTCGCTTTTCTTGTTTGTCTTATTTTGGGGATTGAATGGATGGTTCCAAGGTTGTGGGTGGCCTCCTTGTGCGCGTCTTTTAACGCATTGGTATTCCCATTCCGAAAGAGGTTCTTGGTGGTCGACTTGGAATGTTTCTCATAATGTCGGGGCTTTTTTGATTCCATGGATTGTCGGTTTTTGCATTTATTATTTTGGTGGCTGGCGTGCGGGGATGTACGTACCGGGGATAATTTGTATCTTATCTGGCTTTTTTCTCATTAATCGACTTAGAGATACACCTCAATCTATCGGTTTACCTCCCGTTGAAAAGTTTCGCAATGAAGGGCAGGTTGATGAAAAAGATGAGAAAAAAATCTCGACAAAAGAAATTCTCGTTGAATACATTCTAAAAAATCCCATGATTTGGCTTTTATCCTTTGCTTATTTTTTTGTGTATTTTGTGAGAACGGGGGTTAACGATTGGACCGCACTTTATCTCATTGAAGTTAAGGGGTATACACAATTGAAAGCGAACGGATGTGTCTCGCTATTTGAAGTCGGTGGCTTTTTTGGGAATTTGGTGGCGGGTTGGGCCTCTGATTATTTCTTTTCAGCAAGAAGAGGGCCTGTTAACGTTCTATTTTCCGCTCTAATGCTCTTGGCAATTTTAGCTTTTTGGCTAGTCCCTGCAGGATATCCGTGGTTAGATTCCATTTCGATGTTAGCTCTGGGATTTGCGATATTTGGACCACAATTATTAATTGGCGTGGCATGTGCGGAACTATCTCATAGAAAAGCGGCAGCTACAGCGACGGGCTTTGCTGGGTGGTTTGCTTATATGGGGGCTGCAGCTTCTGGATATCCTTTAGGAAAAATTTCTCAAGATATTGGCTGGTCAGGCTTTTTTATCTCGTTAGCTGCTTGTGGTATTCTTTCCATCTTACTGCTTTTACCGTCTTGGTCGGTGACTGAGCGAGGAAAAGTTGTTGCAACGGATGATTCAGCGGCAGAAACTGCTTAA
- a CDS encoding NTP transferase domain-containing protein, protein MKAVILAAGAGKRLGSEQGPKPLTKLLNGQSILELQLERLAPYLSIHDTLIVVGYQKEKVLDAFPDALFVYNAHFAEENTAKSLWRAFQKIDDDVLWMNGDVVFHPSVLEKVLAYRATCMAVNIEIVGKEEVKYRTKEGRLIIEISKEVEYPEGEAVGINFVSKQDLPLLRENLKKCPDKEYFEKAIQWSIDSGMRVAPIEIAANRCIEVDFPRDLQKANQLIADWMKEDKST, encoded by the coding sequence ATGAAAGCGGTTATTTTGGCTGCTGGAGCAGGGAAAAGGCTGGGAAGCGAACAGGGTCCCAAGCCTTTGACTAAGTTGTTAAATGGGCAATCGATTCTGGAGCTACAACTAGAGCGCTTAGCTCCCTATCTTTCCATCCACGATACATTAATCGTGGTGGGATATCAGAAAGAAAAGGTGTTAGATGCCTTTCCAGATGCCCTATTTGTCTATAATGCCCATTTTGCCGAGGAAAATACGGCAAAAAGTCTATGGCGCGCATTTCAAAAAATTGATGATGATGTTCTTTGGATGAATGGCGATGTGGTCTTCCATCCTTCTGTGCTTGAAAAGGTTCTAGCCTATCGTGCGACTTGCATGGCGGTCAATATCGAAATTGTGGGGAAAGAAGAAGTTAAATATCGTACCAAAGAAGGTCGTTTGATTATCGAAATTTCAAAAGAAGTGGAGTATCCCGAAGGAGAAGCGGTAGGGATTAATTTTGTCTCTAAGCAGGATTTGCCTTTGCTCCGTGAAAATCTTAAAAAGTGTCCAGATAAAGAGTATTTTGAAAAGGCCATTCAATGGAGCATAGATTCTGGGATGCGAGTGGCACCTATAGAAATTGCAGCCAATCGTTGTATAGAGGTTGATTTTCCACGTGATTTGCAAAAGGCTAATCAACTAATAGCAGATTGGATGAAAGAGGACAAATCCACATAA
- a CDS encoding HAD hydrolase-like protein produces the protein MYKLVIFDCDGVLVDSEMIANRIDAEAFTAIGYPITAEESIKQFVGMSTKSVCEKNFE, from the coding sequence ATGTATAAATTGGTTATTTTTGATTGCGATGGTGTTTTAGTGGATAGCGAGATGATTGCGAATCGTATTGATGCAGAGGCTTTCACAGCAATTGGTTATCCCATTACGGCAGAAGAAAGTATTAAGCAATTTGTGGGGATGAGCACAAAAAGTGTGTGTGAAAAAAATTTTGAATGA
- a CDS encoding lipoate--protein ligase family protein, whose amino-acid sequence MQGLSAFEKPLMHIAFLEGCSIFQQLQIEEALLRTDSRNWCLLNASVEPAIVMGISGQVEHLLNLSKLEETPIPVIRRYSGGGTVYVDANTYFVSFIVQNNLLQAPAYPEHIHQWAKRFYTNVFCGEEFQLLENDYVFGTRKFGGNAQYIRRDRISHHTSFLWDFDPLAMDYLLLPKKTPNYRNARAHTDFLCTLKEQFSTKEQMEAQMLSTLHQRYEVTEIPLEDLLEIQKKPHRQATNYVDLSSFIQSAIS is encoded by the coding sequence ATGCAAGGATTAAGTGCATTCGAAAAACCACTCATGCACATCGCTTTTTTAGAAGGCTGCTCAATCTTTCAACAATTGCAAATTGAAGAAGCATTGTTAAGAACAGATTCGCGCAATTGGTGCTTGCTTAATGCGTCTGTTGAACCGGCCATTGTGATGGGCATTTCAGGACAAGTTGAGCATCTTCTCAATCTTTCTAAACTCGAAGAAACACCCATTCCAGTCATTCGTCGCTATAGTGGAGGAGGGACTGTTTATGTGGATGCAAATACCTATTTTGTTTCTTTTATTGTACAAAACAATCTTTTACAAGCACCCGCCTATCCTGAGCATATCCACCAGTGGGCTAAGCGTTTTTATACAAATGTTTTTTGTGGGGAAGAGTTTCAACTACTCGAAAATGATTACGTATTTGGAACTCGCAAGTTTGGAGGCAACGCACAGTACATTCGACGTGACCGCATCTCGCATCACACATCTTTTTTATGGGACTTCGATCCGCTTGCAATGGACTATTTACTTCTACCCAAAAAGACCCCTAATTATCGTAACGCGCGCGCGCATACCGATTTTCTCTGCACCCTAAAAGAGCAATTTTCCACAAAAGAACAGATGGAAGCACAAATGCTATCAACATTGCATCAGCGCTATGAAGTAACTGAAATTCCCCTTGAAGATTTGTTGGAAATCCAAAAAAAACCTCATCGACAGGCCACAAATTATGTGGATTTGTCCTCTTTCATCCAATCTGCTATTAGTTGA
- a CDS encoding CocE/NonD family hydrolase encodes MDKKRLIHVCFILFFCLSGAFLCGEGFNFPEPDQVIMIRMRDGRELPTAIYFPSNYESEKLPCVLLRNPAGPTTPFALAHVPLKERGYVVAIQTTRSGLDPEGKSFPFLTDGWGELQDGYDTVEGLAKCPWANGKVGTIGTSAMGITQLLMAPSAPPSLKCQYVRFGLASMYHHATYPNGQLLKNQAERWLGYCARDPGVHSYVCTHPHYDDFWKQLNTMDVAHQVNVPGVLYGGWFDTFIQGTIDAFVSRQEQGNVGAKGKQKLVIGPWHHFWPLTMALGDFQVPVAGIAPPVDVSPERWLDFYLKDENNANDWPTVLYYVMGPFDGTPSKGNTWKSADQWPPAAKETPFYFTQDKALKSTLSTNQGSLTYFYDPNHPVPTIGGRNLFLESGPKDQREIEKRDDVVVFTSAPLEEDLEITGRLTAKVYLTSSVSNTDVSVRLSDVYPDGKSILIADGQYRPGIHSKDEVLDPSKPLKVEVDLWSTSQVFAKGHSVRVVITSSNYPRFEKNPNIGLLGEYSGKSTIARNAIHVGNECPSCIILPVVDK; translated from the coding sequence GTGGATAAAAAGCGTTTGATTCACGTTTGTTTTATTTTATTTTTTTGTTTATCTGGAGCTTTTCTATGTGGAGAAGGCTTCAATTTTCCTGAGCCCGATCAAGTGATCATGATTAGAATGCGGGATGGAAGAGAGCTTCCTACTGCGATTTATTTCCCGTCCAACTATGAATCTGAAAAACTTCCTTGCGTTCTCTTGCGCAATCCAGCAGGACCGACAACGCCTTTTGCATTGGCACATGTGCCATTAAAAGAGCGTGGCTACGTAGTCGCCATTCAAACGACGCGCAGTGGATTAGATCCTGAAGGCAAATCTTTTCCTTTTCTAACAGACGGGTGGGGTGAATTGCAAGACGGCTATGACACGGTTGAAGGGCTAGCAAAATGTCCCTGGGCAAACGGGAAAGTGGGCACAATCGGAACATCAGCGATGGGGATCACCCAATTACTTATGGCACCTTCTGCGCCTCCCTCTTTAAAATGCCAGTATGTGCGTTTTGGGCTTGCGAGTATGTATCACCATGCCACTTATCCCAATGGGCAACTCTTAAAAAACCAGGCAGAACGTTGGCTTGGCTACTGTGCTCGTGATCCAGGTGTACACAGTTATGTTTGCACTCATCCTCACTATGACGATTTTTGGAAGCAACTGAATACCATGGACGTGGCTCATCAAGTCAACGTCCCAGGGGTATTGTATGGCGGGTGGTTTGATACATTTATTCAAGGAACGATTGATGCCTTTGTTTCTCGGCAAGAGCAAGGAAATGTGGGGGCCAAAGGTAAGCAAAAGCTTGTGATTGGTCCTTGGCATCATTTTTGGCCATTGACTATGGCTTTGGGGGACTTTCAAGTTCCTGTTGCAGGCATTGCTCCTCCTGTTGACGTCTCGCCAGAACGTTGGCTGGATTTTTACTTAAAAGATGAGAACAATGCCAATGACTGGCCAACTGTGCTTTATTATGTGATGGGGCCGTTTGATGGAACGCCTTCAAAAGGGAATACATGGAAATCAGCCGATCAATGGCCGCCTGCTGCAAAAGAAACGCCTTTTTACTTCACGCAAGATAAAGCGCTTAAAAGTACACTATCGACAAATCAGGGAAGTCTGACTTATTTTTACGATCCCAATCATCCTGTTCCGACTATTGGTGGAAGGAATTTGTTTTTGGAATCGGGACCTAAAGATCAACGTGAAATTGAAAAAAGAGACGACGTTGTGGTTTTTACTTCCGCCCCTCTTGAAGAAGATTTGGAAATTACGGGTCGATTAACGGCAAAGGTGTATCTAACTTCTTCTGTTTCTAATACGGATGTCTCCGTGCGTTTAAGTGACGTTTACCCAGATGGAAAAAGCATTCTGATTGCTGATGGTCAATATCGCCCAGGGATTCATTCAAAAGATGAAGTTTTGGATCCTTCTAAACCTTTAAAGGTTGAAGTAGATCTGTGGTCTACTAGCCAGGTTTTTGCGAAAGGCCACTCGGTACGTGTTGTCATTACGAGCTCAAATTATCCACGCTTTGAAAAAAATCCTAATATTGGGTTATTAGGAGAATATTCAGGCAAATCGACAATCGCGCGCAATGCGATCCATGTGGGAAATGAGTGTCCTTCATGCATCATTTTGCCAGTTGTGGATAAATAA